One stretch of Variovorax sp. 54 DNA includes these proteins:
- a CDS encoding SRPBCC family protein, producing MTERPSLTLRRHFRVSPAKVWRAWTDPQALKHWFGPEEIVDVPLAEVDLRVGGRFRVTMLAADGETHDVSGTYLEVVSERRLVFSWAWRSTPERESRVTVQLEPDAGGCELVLMHQQFFDEAAREGHTHGWTGSLVKLESWLLGGDTG from the coding sequence ATCACCGAGCGCCCCTCGCTCACGCTCCGCCGGCACTTCCGCGTCAGCCCCGCCAAAGTCTGGCGCGCGTGGACCGACCCGCAAGCGCTGAAGCACTGGTTCGGCCCCGAGGAAATCGTCGACGTGCCGTTGGCCGAGGTCGACCTGCGCGTGGGCGGGCGCTTTCGCGTGACCATGTTGGCGGCCGACGGCGAGACGCACGACGTGAGCGGCACTTACCTGGAGGTCGTGTCCGAGCGCCGGCTGGTCTTCAGCTGGGCCTGGCGCAGCACGCCCGAGCGCGAGTCGCGCGTCACGGTGCAGCTCGAGCCCGATGCAGGCGGCTGCGAGCTCGTGCTCATGCACCAGCAGTTCTTCGACGAAGCGGCGCGCGAGGGCCACACCCACGGCTGGACCGGCTCGCTCGTCAAGCTCGAGAGTTGGCTGCTCGGCGGCGACACCGGGTGA